In Vulpes lagopus strain Blue_001 chromosome 15, ASM1834538v1, whole genome shotgun sequence, the sequence TCCAACTCAATGAGCTCTTTTCTGGGGATCCCCCTTTGTGGTTGGCAGATAGGATATCACAGTGGTCCATGCCCaaaagggagagggtgaggacTATCCCACCTAGTGAGCACCTGTTGCCAGACGGGTCCTTTCCCTTCATCTTGTCATGTGGACCTTAGTGGTCAAGTGTGTGGACTTGTGAGTCAGAAAGGACCTGATTCCAATCCCAGCTCCTACCTCCAgcagtgtggccttgggcaagtcacttcccccTCCTGAAGTTCATTTCCCTCATCTGTGACCTCCTGGGTTGTTGTGATCCATATGGAGCAAATGCTTGGACAATGTTTACCCAACAGCCTGAAACACACAGGGCTCAGAGCTTGCTAGTGTGTCCACTGGTGATTGCTGTCATCAGTCTAGCTTTCCTGGGGGAAGCCTTGGCCGATATGATTTGAATCCCACCCAGAGGTGCACCTTGTCCAGATCTGCCAGGATATGTGGTCCAAGGTCCCAAGCCAGGGTATGCACAGCCAACCTGTGTCCTGGTTGCCTACATCTTGTGTACCCGATCTGTTTTCCTGATCCCTGGTTCTGGTTTATAgatcctggcctccctgccctgtTTCCCAATCCTAGCATTCTCTGCCTGTCTTGGAGCGCCTTATCCCTATCCCTACTCACCTGTTAAAACCTGGTTCACAGTGGTGTCTCCTGTGGTATCTCTAGGCAAGGCCTTTTGGTGCTGAGCCATGACCCATTAAACCCTTAGCCCTCTCCTTTCAAGCAGGTCTCCTGAGGAACTTTCCTTCAAGATGGTACTCCTGTGGGAATTGCACCCACCATCCCTCAGAGATCAACTACATGGCATCCCTTAGAACATATTTGGAGGAGGGGAGGATTTGTCCCTAGACATTGCTGATAATGAGAAGAGCATCATTAACAGCCCTCAAGGGCTCAGCACTTTATGCCAATGGTGTAgactttattttaattagaagTCTGGCTGAAATCCATGGATGGATAATCTTGTCTACCTGATTTTGCCTGTTGGAACTGCCTGCTCAGTTGAATTCTCTTTTGCCATTTtctgttcattaatttattcaacaatatttacTGAACTCCTAATCTGTCCTGGGCACTGTTATTTGGTGTCTTGAATGCAGAATTAGCTGCATCTAAAACTCAAAGGCACTTATTAAGACTGGGTCTTGAGACATGTGATTTTGGAAATGGCTGCTTTGACATCCTTGTTTCTCAGAGTGTAAATGAGAGGGTTGAGAATTGGTGTGAGAATAGCATATGCTACATTGCCCATGATGTGGAAGTCAAGGGGCAGGTCAGCCCTGTAGGCCACATAGGCTATGGCAATGGATGAGTAGTATGTGCCAACCACCAGGAGGTGGGAGCTACAGGTGGAGAACGCTTTTGAACGTCCTTCTCGGGAGCTGATGCGAAGCACCGAGGCCAGGATGTGGGCATAGGAGAGAAGCAccaggagaaggggcaggaaggaTACCACCATGGCAATGCAGAAGCCCATGAGGGTCTGGGGCATGGTGTCAGAGCAGGAGGCCTGGACCAGAGACAAGTGATCACAGAAACAATGGTAGATGCGAGCAATGTTGTTATATGCCATCTGGGAGGTCTTGACCACTGCTGGGATGGGCAAGAGGAGGGCAGTGAGCCAGGCACAGGCTGCCAGCGCAGCATTGGTCTGTGGGGTCATGTGGACAGGGTAGTGCAGTGGGCGGCAGATagccacatagcggtcataggccatgacCACCAGGATGAAGGCTTCTGAACATGTGAAGCTTTGGAAGAGGTACATTTGCAATAAGCAGGCGGGGAAGCTGAGGAAGTGGTCCCCAAGCAGGAACAGGGACAGCATCTTGGGGACGGTGGTTGTGGTGAAGAGAATGTCCAGAGTAGAGAGGTTGATCAGAAAGAAGTACATGGGCTTGTGGAGGCTGGGCTCTCCCACCACAGCCACCAGGATCAGGACATTTCCCATAAGGATAAGAagatagaagagaaggaaaataaaaaacacagggaGGAAGAAGGTCTCTGGCAGAGAGGGGATTCCCACCAGGTAGAAGACAGGTGATCCATCCAGTGATCCATTACAGGTTGTGGCCTCCATAGTGAGGCAGAGCTGGATTTCTGGGAGATAGTCAGCTGGAACATCTGGATACTGGAGTTATCTGAAAATCATAGAAACAAATGATTGTGCAATGAGATTTTATCATGTTTACTCTATAGTTAATATAAGCCCAATTATTTATAGCCAATTCTAGAAGATTGATTGTAGGCTGCAgtatttattgatttctactaCGTGAACCCAAAattcctacttttcttctttggTCAAATATTAATTACTAGTTTAACTAATAACCTACCAAATGGAAGTCAGTATGCCATGTTCCAGTGATACGGTGACAAAAGTAAAGAAGGCAGGCAAAATTCCTATCTTAGAGTTTACGTCTTACTGGAAAAGTCAGATCTACACAGTTgattattgaattataattgtgAAAAGTGTTTGGAAAGATTTCTTCTGATCTTCATCTTGGGTTCCATGTTGTCTGGTTTGGGATGTCAGTTCTCTCCAGATCTGTTCAAGTCCTTAAGCTTGTGTTTCTACTTTCACACTCAAAGTTCTGCTATCTTGCTACTATCTTGTAAGGGCTGCCTTTTCCAAGGCTCTCTGCAACATGCTGCTGTTCACGTACTTATTAAA encodes:
- the LOC121476177 gene encoding olfactory receptor 2AT4; amino-acid sequence: MEATTCNGSLDGSPVFYLVGIPSLPETFFLPVFFIFLLFYLLILMGNVLILVAVVGEPSLHKPMYFFLINLSTLDILFTTTTVPKMLSLFLLGDHFLSFPACLLQMYLFQSFTCSEAFILVVMAYDRYVAICRPLHYPVHMTPQTNAALAACAWLTALLLPIPAVVKTSQMAYNNIARIYHCFCDHLSLVQASCSDTMPQTLMGFCIAMVVSFLPLLLVLLSYAHILASVLRISSREGRSKAFSTCSSHLLVVGTYYSSIAIAYVAYRADLPLDFHIMGNVAYAILTPILNPLIYTLRNKDVKAAISKITCLKTQS